From Stigmatopora nigra isolate UIUO_SnigA chromosome 17, RoL_Snig_1.1, whole genome shotgun sequence, a single genomic window includes:
- the sgtb gene encoding small glutamine-rich tetratricopeptide repeat-containing protein beta, with translation MAVEKRLAFSIVQFLRDQTHGGTLNSDEQESLEVAIQCLETTFKITSRDMDLAAPQPLMEVFLNSLLKNDNLSSPVTSPSAEDAERADQLKNEGNNHMKEENFRSAVECYTKAIDLDLGNAVYYCNRAAAHSKLGHYTEATGDCERAIRIDPGYSKAYGRMGLALTAMNKYPEAISYFKKALVLDPDNDTYKSNLKVAEQKQKEVSSPIAAGLGFDMASLINNPAFISMAASVMQNQQVQQLMSGMMSNAVGGPAAGVGGLSDISSLIEAGQQFAQQIQQQNPELIEQLRNHIRSRSFSGSAEEHS, from the exons ATGGCGGTGGAGAAGCGCCTGGCGTTTTCTATCGTCCAGTTCCTACGGGATCAAACGCACGGCGGCACGCTGAATTCTGACGAACAGGAGAGCTTGGAAG TTGCCATCCAGTGTCTGGAGACCACGTTCAAGATCACCTCCAGAGACATGGACCTGGCGGCACCGCAGCCCCTCATGGAGGTTTTCCTCAACTCGCTTCTCAAA AACGACAACTTGAGTTCGCCGGTGACATCACCTTCAGCCGAAGATGCAGAAAGGGCCGATCAGTTGAAAAATGAAG GGAATAACCACATGAAGGAGGAGAATTTCCGAAGTGCTGTGGAGTGCTACACCAAGGCCATCGATTTAGACCTGGGGAATGCCGTCTACTACTGTAACAG GGCGGCGGCTCATAGTAAACTGGGCCACTACACAGAGGCGACCGGCGACTGCGAGCGAGCAATCCGGATCGACCCTGGCTACAGCAAAGCGTACGGAAGGATGGG CCTGGCACTGACAGCCATGAACAAATACCCCGAGGCCATTTCCTACTTCAAGAAAGCCCTGGTGCTGGACCCAGACAATGACACATACAAATCCAACTTGAAAGTGGCTGAGCAAAAACAGAAGGAAGTCAGCAGTCCC ATAGCTGCTGGTTTGGGATTTGACATGGCCAGTTTAATTAACAACCCTGCCTTCATCAGCATG GCAGCCAGTGTGATGCAGAACCAACAAGTGCAGCAGCT AATGTCAGGAATGATGTCCAATGCGGTGGGAGGCCCGGCTGCTGGAGTAGGAGGATTGAGCGACATTTCCAGTTTGATTGAAGC GGGCCAGCAATTTGCCCAGCAGATCCAGCAGCAGAACCCCGAGCTCATTGAACAGTTACGCAATCACATCCGAAGTCGATCGTTTAGCGGCAGCGCGGAGGAGCACTCTTGA
- the trappc13 gene encoding trafficking protein particle complex subunit 13 isoform X1, producing MDASQAKQEHLLALKVMRLTKPTLFTNLPVTCEERDLPGDLFSRLMHDDPSTIKGAETLMLGEMLTLPQNFGNIFLGETFSSYISVHNDSNQVVKDILVKADLQTSSQRLNLSASNSAVAELKPECCIDDVIHHEVKEIGTHILVCAVSYTTQFGDKLYFRKFFKFQVLKPLDVKTKFYNAESDLSSVTDEVFLEAQIQNITTSPMFMEKVSLEPSMMYNVTELNTVTLQDHGVSTFGKMSYLQPMDTRQYLYCLKPKPEYAEKAGVIKGVTVIGKLDIVWKTNLGERGRLQTSQLQRMAPGYGDIRLSMEVIPDTVNLEEPFNIRCKITNCSERTMDLLVDMINTSSIHWCGVSGRSLGKLSPGASLSLPLTLLASVQGLQSISGLRLTDSFLKRTYEYDDVAQVCVVCPS from the exons ATGGATGCAAGTCAGGCCAAGCAGGAACATCTACTCGCATTGAAAG TGATGCGACTGACAAAGCCAACACTATTTACCAACCTGCCAGTGACGTGTGAAGAGAGAGATCTACCAG GCGACCTTTTTTCGCGACTAATGCACGATGACCCGTCAACCATCAAAGGTGCTGAGACGCTAATGCTGGGTGAGATGCTCACACTGCCACAGAACTTTGG GAACATCTTCCTGGGGGAGACCTTTTCCAGCTACATCAGCGTGCACAATGACAGCAATCAAGTAGTCAAAGACATCCTTGTCAAG GCCGACCTACAAACCAGCTCACAAAGACTCAACCTGTCAGCATCCAACTCGGCCGTGGCCGAACTTAAACCCGAGTGCTGTATCGACGACGTCATTCACCACGAAGTCAAAGAAATTGGAACTCACAT CCTTGTTTGTGCCGTAAGCTACACCACACAATTCGGAGACAAGCTCTACTTCCGCAAGTTCTTCAAATTCCAG GTCCTCAAGCCCCTGGACGTCAAGACAAAATTTTACAATGCCGAG AGTGACCTCAGTTCTGTG ACGGACGAGGTGTTCCTAGAGGCCCAGATTCAGAACATCACCACATCGCCCATGTTCATGGAGAAGGTATCGCTAGAGCCGTCAATGATGTACAACGTAACCGAACTCAACACGGTCACACTCCAGGATCACGG GGTGTCTACATTTGGCAAGATGTCATATCTACAGCCGATGGACACGCGTCAGTACCTCTACTGCCTGAAACCCAAACCCGAGTACGCCGAGAAGGCAGGCGTCATCAAGGGCGTTACTGTCATTGGAAAGTTGGACATCGTGTGGAAGACCAACTTGGGAGAGAGGGGTCGCCTTCAAACCAGCCAGCTACAGAGGATG GCTCCAGGGTATGGAGACATCCGTCTCTCCATGGAGGTCATTCCTGACACGGTCAACCTGGAAGAACCTTTTAACATCAGATGCAAAATCACTAACTGCAG CGAAAGAACTATGGACCTTCTAGTGGACATGATAAATACGTCATCCATCCACTGGTGCGGCGTCTCCGGCCGATCTCTTGGCAAGCTAAGTCCCGGGGCATCACTCTCACTGCCTCTTACGCTACTGGCATCCGTCCAGGGTCTCCAG agtATTTCTGGATTGAGGCTCACAGACTCGTTCCTGAAGCGTACGTACGAGTACGACGACGTGGCTCAAGTATGCGTGGTCTGTCCTTCCTAG
- the trappc13 gene encoding trafficking protein particle complex subunit 13 isoform X2, whose product MDASQAKQEHLLALKVMRLTKPTLFTNLPVTCEERDLPGDLFSRLMHDDPSTIKGAETLMLGEMLTLPQNFGNIFLGETFSSYISVHNDSNQVVKDILVKADLQTSSQRLNLSASNSAVAELKPECCIDDVIHHEVKEIGTHILVCAVSYTTQFGDKLYFRKFFKFQVLKPLDVKTKFYNAETDEVFLEAQIQNITTSPMFMEKVSLEPSMMYNVTELNTVTLQDHGVSTFGKMSYLQPMDTRQYLYCLKPKPEYAEKAGVIKGVTVIGKLDIVWKTNLGERGRLQTSQLQRMAPGYGDIRLSMEVIPDTVNLEEPFNIRCKITNCSERTMDLLVDMINTSSIHWCGVSGRSLGKLSPGASLSLPLTLLASVQGLQSISGLRLTDSFLKRTYEYDDVAQVCVVCPS is encoded by the exons ATGGATGCAAGTCAGGCCAAGCAGGAACATCTACTCGCATTGAAAG TGATGCGACTGACAAAGCCAACACTATTTACCAACCTGCCAGTGACGTGTGAAGAGAGAGATCTACCAG GCGACCTTTTTTCGCGACTAATGCACGATGACCCGTCAACCATCAAAGGTGCTGAGACGCTAATGCTGGGTGAGATGCTCACACTGCCACAGAACTTTGG GAACATCTTCCTGGGGGAGACCTTTTCCAGCTACATCAGCGTGCACAATGACAGCAATCAAGTAGTCAAAGACATCCTTGTCAAG GCCGACCTACAAACCAGCTCACAAAGACTCAACCTGTCAGCATCCAACTCGGCCGTGGCCGAACTTAAACCCGAGTGCTGTATCGACGACGTCATTCACCACGAAGTCAAAGAAATTGGAACTCACAT CCTTGTTTGTGCCGTAAGCTACACCACACAATTCGGAGACAAGCTCTACTTCCGCAAGTTCTTCAAATTCCAG GTCCTCAAGCCCCTGGACGTCAAGACAAAATTTTACAATGCCGAG ACGGACGAGGTGTTCCTAGAGGCCCAGATTCAGAACATCACCACATCGCCCATGTTCATGGAGAAGGTATCGCTAGAGCCGTCAATGATGTACAACGTAACCGAACTCAACACGGTCACACTCCAGGATCACGG GGTGTCTACATTTGGCAAGATGTCATATCTACAGCCGATGGACACGCGTCAGTACCTCTACTGCCTGAAACCCAAACCCGAGTACGCCGAGAAGGCAGGCGTCATCAAGGGCGTTACTGTCATTGGAAAGTTGGACATCGTGTGGAAGACCAACTTGGGAGAGAGGGGTCGCCTTCAAACCAGCCAGCTACAGAGGATG GCTCCAGGGTATGGAGACATCCGTCTCTCCATGGAGGTCATTCCTGACACGGTCAACCTGGAAGAACCTTTTAACATCAGATGCAAAATCACTAACTGCAG CGAAAGAACTATGGACCTTCTAGTGGACATGATAAATACGTCATCCATCCACTGGTGCGGCGTCTCCGGCCGATCTCTTGGCAAGCTAAGTCCCGGGGCATCACTCTCACTGCCTCTTACGCTACTGGCATCCGTCCAGGGTCTCCAG agtATTTCTGGATTGAGGCTCACAGACTCGTTCCTGAAGCGTACGTACGAGTACGACGACGTGGCTCAAGTATGCGTGGTCTGTCCTTCCTAG
- the nop14 gene encoding nucleolar protein 14 isoform X2, translated as MKVPKKRNLADKVRKVKTSIEIKNNPFEVKINRKKFDVLGRKGKHDVGLPGVSRSKAINKRKNTLLKEYKMKNKNSKFIDRRIGEYDVKMPPEEKILQRFAMERQRAHEKKNLYNLNEEDELTHFGQSLSEMEKFTDMASSDDESDEKGVLSAELTASHFGGGGLLRKKTPGENADDSSSKAKSRQELIEELIHKSKQEKRERQVVKEEAQVLTEKLDEDWKSVQALMVRKKPKDQQEDEKPKIDEYDKMVRELAFEMKAQPSEKLKTAEELAREQQEKLQKLEADRLRRMMGEEVKPNRNHMSADDLNDGFILDKDDKKTLAYQDGKWNLEKDKDPEKDEEEQSGGGEEAEEEEEEERANEDGSASEEEEEKNGSENEEEEEENEEEEDEDGSGDSDLASEQDSEEDEVKESKEERKAQQKAAKSELPYTFTVPENSQELEMLLRGHSPDNQRLIVARTQKSNHPSLATGNKLKLQKLMGFLLEYLGELASGNPPELTTVDKLIPEVYSMCQMFPEAACKFIQIIIGDATRSMDEVVEVKGYAAFPTLDKIIYLKVAALLFPTSDFRHPVTTPALLYIGQGLTKCPVRSLEDVTSGLALCCLALDYVSFSKRFVPELINFLSGVLHLAVQDKTTAGYIVIPPFKKMGKHNSLLVPTNPESLKSWNRKTLPLSGMLNLKNDIDADHYRLSCMSTCMELLKSCSLLYKDLASYTYIFQPIKTLLSQHISANSLPESLRALQVEILEVLGGTPQGHGPLVFDKKKPVPLKLYTPKIVEVLEYGKKLGVTKEEKEDHRLRHKYKKEFKGALREIRKDTRFLASEKLKDTMSRDAERKKKVKELFGSLATQEGEWKALKRMKRK; from the exons ATGAAGGTGCCAAAAAAGCGCAATTTGGCTGACAAAGTTCGCAAAGTCAAGACTTCTATTGAGATCAAAAACAACCCCTTTGAGGTGAAAATTAACCGCAAGAAGTTCGATGTCCTGGGAAGGAAAGGCAAACACGATGTTGGCCTCCCTGGAGTTTCTCGCTCCAAAGCCATCAACAAG AGGAAGAATACTCTCTTGAAGGAGTACAAGATGAAAAATAAGAACAGCAAGTTCATAGACAGGCGTATCGGGGAGTACGACGTCAAGATGCCACCAGAAGAGAAGATCCTTCAGAGGTTTGCCATGGAGAGACAG CGCGCCCATGAGAAGAAGAATTTGTATAACCTGAACGAGGAGGACGAGCTGACCCATTTTGGACAATCTCTGTCGGAAATGGAGAAGTTTACCGACATGGCGAGCAGTGACGACGAATCGGATGAGAAAGGGGTTTTGTCAG CTGAGCTGACGGCCTCACACTTTGGCGGTGGAGGCCTCCTCAGAAAAAAGACCCCCGGAGAGAATGCTGACGACAGCAGTTCTAAAGCCAAGTCCAGACAGGAGCTTATTGAGGAGCTCATTCACAAGTCCAAACAGGAGAAG AGGGAGCGTCAGGTGGTAAAGGAGGAGGCGCAGGTGCTGACGGAGAAGCTGGATGAGGACTGGAAAAGTGTTCAGGCACTGATGGTGCGCAAGAAGCCCAAAGATCAGCAAGAAGATGAGAAACCTAAG ATAGACGAATATGACAAGATGGTGAGGGAGCTGGCCTTCGAGATGAAAGCTCAGCCTTCGGAGAAGTTAAAGACCGCTGAAGAGCTCGCCAGGGAGCAGCAGGAGAAGCTACAAAAATTGGAG gcgGATCGACTGAGGAGGATGATGGGTGAAGAAGTCAAACCGAATCGGAATCACATGTCAGCTGACGACCTCAACGACGGATTCATTCTTGACAAAGATGACAAGAAAACACTGGCCTATCAG GATGGAAAATGGAACCTTGAGAAAGATAAAGATCCTGAAAAAGATGAAGAGGAACAATCTGGGGGAGGAGAGGaggcagaagaagaagaggaggaggagcgtgCAAACGAGGATGGTAGTGccagcgaggaggaggaggaaaagaatGGTAGTgaaaatgaagaagaagaggaagagaatgaagaggaggaggacgaagatGGGAGTGGGGATTCAGATTTGGCGTCAGAACAAGACAGCGAGGAAGATGAGGTTAAAGAGAGCAAAGAGGAGAGGAAGGCCCAGCAGAAAGCGGCCAAATCCGAGCTTCCGTACACCTTTACTG TTCCAGAAAACTCCCAAGAGCTTGAAATGCTACTTCGCGGTCACAGCCCTGACAACCAGCGCCTTATTGTGGCCCGGACTCAGAAGTCCAACCACCCCAGTTTGGCTACGGGGAATAAGCTCAAACTGCAG AAACTGATGGGCTTTCTGTTGGAGTACCTGGGAGAACTAGCATCTGGCAATCCACCTGAACTCACGACCGTCGACAAGCTCATTCC AGAGGTGTACAGCATGTGTCAGATGTTTCCGGAAGCAGCCTGTAAATTTATCCAGATAATTATTGGAGATGCGACTCGCAGCATGGATGAAGTGGTAGAAGTTAAGGGGTATGCTGCTTTCCCAACACTTGACAAG ATAATTTATCTGAAGGTGGCAGCTTTGCTGTTTCCTACATCTGACTTCCGACATCCTGTCACTACACCAGCACTGCTCTATATTGGGCAAGGCCTCACAAAG TGTCCAGTGAGGTCATTAGAGGATGTGACTTCAGGTTTAGCATTGTGCTGTCTGGCGTTGGATTATGTCTCCTTTTCCAAGCGCTTCGTTCCCGAGCTCATCAATTTCTTGTCTGGAGTTCTGCACCTGGCCGTGCAGGACAAGACCACAGCAG GTTACATTGTCATTCCACCTTTTAAAAAGATGGGAAAACACAACAGTCTGTTGGTGCCAACAAATCCGGAATCCTTAAAAAGCTGGAATAGGAAAACGTTGCCTCTGTCCGGTATGCTGAACTTGAAGAATGACATTGATGCAGATCACTACAG GTTGTCTTGCATGTCTACGTGCATGGAGCTGCTAAAAAGCTGCTCTCTGCTCTACAAGGACCTGGCCAGCTACACTTACATCTTTCAGCCAATCAAAACGCTGCTCTCACAACACATCTCTGCTAATTCATTACCAGAGTCTTTAAGG GCACTTCAAGTGGAGATCTTGGAGGTCCTGGGTGGCACTCCACAAGGCCACGGACCCTTGGTATTTGACAAGAAGAAGCCTGTTCCCCTCAAGCTCTACACACCCAAAATTGTGGAAGT GTTGGAGTATGGAAAGAAGCTCGGGGTGACCAAGGAAGAAAAGGAAGACCACCGACTGCGTCACAAGTACAAGAAAGAATTCAAGGGAGCGTTGAGGGAGATAAGGAAGGATACCCGCTTCCTTGCCTCCGAGAAGCTTAAAGACACCATGTCAAG GGACGcggagaggaagaagaaggtgAAGGAGCTCTTCGGCAGCTTGGCCACGCAGGAGGGAGAGTGGAAGGCGCTCAAGAGGATGAAAAGGAAGTGA
- the nop14 gene encoding nucleolar protein 14 isoform X1 — protein sequence MKVPKKRNLADKVRKVKTSIEIKNNPFEVKINRKKFDVLGRKGKHDVGLPGVSRSKAINKRKNTLLKEYKMKNKNSKFIDRRIGEYDVKMPPEEKILQRFAMERQRAHEKKNLYNLNEEDELTHFGQSLSEMEKFTDMASSDDESDEKGVLSAELTASHFGGGGLLRKKTPGENADDSSSKAKSRQELIEELIHKSKQEKRERQVVKEEAQVLTEKLDEDWKSVQALMVRKKPKDQQEDEKPKIDEYDKMVRELAFEMKAQPSEKLKTAEELAREQQEKLQKLEADRLRRMMGEEVKPNRNHMSADDLNDGFILDKDDKKTLAYQDGKWNLEKDKDPEKDEEEQSGGGEEAEEEEEEERANEDGSASEEEEEKNGSENEEEEEENEEEEDEDGSGDSDLASEQDSEEDEVKESKEERKAQQKAAKSELPYTFTVPENSQELEMLLRGHSPDNQRLIVARTQKSNHPSLATGNKLKLQKLMGFLLEYLGELASGNPPELTTVDKLIPEVYSMCQMFPEAACKFIQIIIGDATRSMDEVVEVKGYAAFPTLDKIIYLKVAALLFPTSDFRHPVTTPALLYIGQGLTKCPVRSLEDVTSGLALCCLALDYVSFSKRFVPELINFLSGVLHLAVQDKTTAAGYIVIPPFKKMGKHNSLLVPTNPESLKSWNRKTLPLSGMLNLKNDIDADHYRLSCMSTCMELLKSCSLLYKDLASYTYIFQPIKTLLSQHISANSLPESLRALQVEILEVLGGTPQGHGPLVFDKKKPVPLKLYTPKIVEVLEYGKKLGVTKEEKEDHRLRHKYKKEFKGALREIRKDTRFLASEKLKDTMSRDAERKKKVKELFGSLATQEGEWKALKRMKRK from the exons ATGAAGGTGCCAAAAAAGCGCAATTTGGCTGACAAAGTTCGCAAAGTCAAGACTTCTATTGAGATCAAAAACAACCCCTTTGAGGTGAAAATTAACCGCAAGAAGTTCGATGTCCTGGGAAGGAAAGGCAAACACGATGTTGGCCTCCCTGGAGTTTCTCGCTCCAAAGCCATCAACAAG AGGAAGAATACTCTCTTGAAGGAGTACAAGATGAAAAATAAGAACAGCAAGTTCATAGACAGGCGTATCGGGGAGTACGACGTCAAGATGCCACCAGAAGAGAAGATCCTTCAGAGGTTTGCCATGGAGAGACAG CGCGCCCATGAGAAGAAGAATTTGTATAACCTGAACGAGGAGGACGAGCTGACCCATTTTGGACAATCTCTGTCGGAAATGGAGAAGTTTACCGACATGGCGAGCAGTGACGACGAATCGGATGAGAAAGGGGTTTTGTCAG CTGAGCTGACGGCCTCACACTTTGGCGGTGGAGGCCTCCTCAGAAAAAAGACCCCCGGAGAGAATGCTGACGACAGCAGTTCTAAAGCCAAGTCCAGACAGGAGCTTATTGAGGAGCTCATTCACAAGTCCAAACAGGAGAAG AGGGAGCGTCAGGTGGTAAAGGAGGAGGCGCAGGTGCTGACGGAGAAGCTGGATGAGGACTGGAAAAGTGTTCAGGCACTGATGGTGCGCAAGAAGCCCAAAGATCAGCAAGAAGATGAGAAACCTAAG ATAGACGAATATGACAAGATGGTGAGGGAGCTGGCCTTCGAGATGAAAGCTCAGCCTTCGGAGAAGTTAAAGACCGCTGAAGAGCTCGCCAGGGAGCAGCAGGAGAAGCTACAAAAATTGGAG gcgGATCGACTGAGGAGGATGATGGGTGAAGAAGTCAAACCGAATCGGAATCACATGTCAGCTGACGACCTCAACGACGGATTCATTCTTGACAAAGATGACAAGAAAACACTGGCCTATCAG GATGGAAAATGGAACCTTGAGAAAGATAAAGATCCTGAAAAAGATGAAGAGGAACAATCTGGGGGAGGAGAGGaggcagaagaagaagaggaggaggagcgtgCAAACGAGGATGGTAGTGccagcgaggaggaggaggaaaagaatGGTAGTgaaaatgaagaagaagaggaagagaatgaagaggaggaggacgaagatGGGAGTGGGGATTCAGATTTGGCGTCAGAACAAGACAGCGAGGAAGATGAGGTTAAAGAGAGCAAAGAGGAGAGGAAGGCCCAGCAGAAAGCGGCCAAATCCGAGCTTCCGTACACCTTTACTG TTCCAGAAAACTCCCAAGAGCTTGAAATGCTACTTCGCGGTCACAGCCCTGACAACCAGCGCCTTATTGTGGCCCGGACTCAGAAGTCCAACCACCCCAGTTTGGCTACGGGGAATAAGCTCAAACTGCAG AAACTGATGGGCTTTCTGTTGGAGTACCTGGGAGAACTAGCATCTGGCAATCCACCTGAACTCACGACCGTCGACAAGCTCATTCC AGAGGTGTACAGCATGTGTCAGATGTTTCCGGAAGCAGCCTGTAAATTTATCCAGATAATTATTGGAGATGCGACTCGCAGCATGGATGAAGTGGTAGAAGTTAAGGGGTATGCTGCTTTCCCAACACTTGACAAG ATAATTTATCTGAAGGTGGCAGCTTTGCTGTTTCCTACATCTGACTTCCGACATCCTGTCACTACACCAGCACTGCTCTATATTGGGCAAGGCCTCACAAAG TGTCCAGTGAGGTCATTAGAGGATGTGACTTCAGGTTTAGCATTGTGCTGTCTGGCGTTGGATTATGTCTCCTTTTCCAAGCGCTTCGTTCCCGAGCTCATCAATTTCTTGTCTGGAGTTCTGCACCTGGCCGTGCAGGACAAGACCACAGCAG CAGGTTACATTGTCATTCCACCTTTTAAAAAGATGGGAAAACACAACAGTCTGTTGGTGCCAACAAATCCGGAATCCTTAAAAAGCTGGAATAGGAAAACGTTGCCTCTGTCCGGTATGCTGAACTTGAAGAATGACATTGATGCAGATCACTACAG GTTGTCTTGCATGTCTACGTGCATGGAGCTGCTAAAAAGCTGCTCTCTGCTCTACAAGGACCTGGCCAGCTACACTTACATCTTTCAGCCAATCAAAACGCTGCTCTCACAACACATCTCTGCTAATTCATTACCAGAGTCTTTAAGG GCACTTCAAGTGGAGATCTTGGAGGTCCTGGGTGGCACTCCACAAGGCCACGGACCCTTGGTATTTGACAAGAAGAAGCCTGTTCCCCTCAAGCTCTACACACCCAAAATTGTGGAAGT GTTGGAGTATGGAAAGAAGCTCGGGGTGACCAAGGAAGAAAAGGAAGACCACCGACTGCGTCACAAGTACAAGAAAGAATTCAAGGGAGCGTTGAGGGAGATAAGGAAGGATACCCGCTTCCTTGCCTCCGAGAAGCTTAAAGACACCATGTCAAG GGACGcggagaggaagaagaaggtgAAGGAGCTCTTCGGCAGCTTGGCCACGCAGGAGGGAGAGTGGAAGGCGCTCAAGAGGATGAAAAGGAAGTGA
- the LOC144210665 gene encoding uncharacterized protein LOC144210665: MDALKKGFSKAKEGVVVAATKTKQGVTGAAEMTRDGVLFVGNKTVDGVTTVAGKTVDGVSQVGGAMVTGVSTVAQKTVEGAGNIVAATGLVKKDPAKPSDDESAGQAAAESPVDTTDANEDDTD, translated from the exons ATGGATGCGCTGAAGAAAGGATTTAGCAAAGCCAAGGAAGGAGTGGTGGTGGCGGCCACAAAGACTAAGCAAGGAGTGACTGGCGCGGCGGAGATGACCAGAGATGGGGTCCTGTTCGTTG GTAACAAAACAGTGGATGGCGTCACGACAG TTGCAGGTAAAACTGTGGATGGGGTGAGTCAAGTGGGCGGTGCAATGGTTACGGGGGTGAGCACTGTGGCCCAGAAGACGGTGGAGGGGGCAGGAAACATTGTTGCCGCCACCGGATTGGTAAAAAAGGACCCTGCTAAACCG AGTGACGACGAATCCGCTGGGCAAGCTGCAGCCGAGTCACCTGTCGACACCACTGATGCCAATGAG GATGACACAGATTAA